The following proteins are co-located in the Micromonospora viridifaciens genome:
- a CDS encoding GNAT family N-acetyltransferase: MAACAIAVRPDQEGLVEPVARSLAEAYVQPDVAWPRLIVDGDRPVGFLMAFLDIQWRPEDPTDVRSGLWRLNIAADQQGRGYGRFAVAAVAEELRRRGTDRLITTWVPGAHGPERFYRRLGFRLTGERSGDQVVGELAL, encoded by the coding sequence ATGGCCGCCTGCGCGATCGCCGTCCGTCCAGACCAGGAGGGCCTGGTCGAGCCGGTCGCACGGTCGCTCGCCGAGGCGTACGTCCAGCCGGACGTCGCCTGGCCGCGGCTGATCGTCGACGGCGACCGGCCGGTCGGCTTCCTGATGGCCTTCCTCGACATCCAGTGGCGGCCGGAGGATCCGACCGACGTCCGCTCCGGGCTGTGGCGGCTGAACATCGCCGCCGATCAGCAGGGCCGGGGATACGGCCGCTTCGCCGTGGCAGCGGTGGCCGAGGAGCTGCGCCGCCGGGGCACCGACCGGCTCATCACCACCTGGGTGCCCGGAGCGCACGGCCCGGAACGCTTCTACCGTCGCCTCGGCTTCCGGCTCACCGGCGAGCGCAGCGGCGACCAGGTGGTCGGCGAGCTGGCCCTGTGA
- the gyrA gene encoding DNA gyrase subunit A produces the protein MTDTPESIPNEPETPETLAAVVQHDRIEPVGLEVEMQRSYLDYAMSVIVGRALPDVRDGLKPVHRKILYAMFDSGYRPDRGYVKCSRVVGDVMGQFHPHGDSAIYDALVRMAQPWSLRYPLVDGNGNFGSPGNDPAAAMRYTECKLDPLAMEMLRDIDEDTVDLQDNYDGRAKEPTILPSRIPNLLINGSEGIAVGMATKIPPHNLREIGAAVQWCLENPDADEATTLEALLEIVKGPDFPTYGLIVGQAGIQDAYRTGRGSIRMRAVVEVEEDKRGRPALVVSELPYQVNPDNLAERIAELIKEGKLAGIADIRDESSGRTGMRIVLVLKRDAVAKVVLNNLYKHTQLQETFGANMLALVDGVPRTLNLAQFIRYYVEHQIEVIRRRTAFRLRKAEERAHILRGLAKALDALDEVIALIRRSPTVEDARQGLIQLLEIDEVQATAILDMQLRRLAALERQRILDDLAKLELEIADLKDILAKPERQRRIVSEELGEIVAKWGDDRRTKIVPFDGEVSMEDLIAREDVVVTITRTGYAKRTKVDLYRSQRRGGKGVSGATLRQDDIVSHFFVCSTHDWILFFTNKGRVYRAKAYELPEASRVAKGQHVANLLAFQADEQIAQIIEIPDYQVAPYLVLATKNGLVKKTRLEEFDSNRSGGIIAINLRDEDELVGAGLCGPEDDLLLVSKNAQAIRFNATDETLRPMGRATSGVIGMRFSEDDVLLAMEVIRSEGMEDMDVLVATNGGYAKRTPIEEYPVQGRGGKGVLTAKITERRGGLVGAVVISPEDELFAITSNGGVIRTPVKPVRRTRDRNTMGVKLMDLPDGVTIVAIARNADEPDEQD, from the coding sequence GTGACCGATACACCCGAGTCCATTCCCAACGAGCCGGAGACCCCGGAGACCCTGGCCGCGGTCGTGCAGCACGACCGGATCGAGCCGGTGGGCCTCGAGGTCGAGATGCAGCGCTCGTACCTCGACTACGCGATGAGCGTCATCGTCGGGCGAGCCCTGCCGGACGTCCGGGACGGGCTCAAGCCGGTCCACCGCAAGATCCTCTACGCGATGTTCGACTCCGGCTACCGGCCGGACCGCGGCTACGTGAAGTGCTCCCGCGTCGTCGGCGACGTGATGGGTCAGTTCCACCCGCACGGCGACTCGGCCATCTACGACGCGCTGGTCCGGATGGCGCAGCCCTGGTCGCTGCGCTACCCCCTGGTCGACGGCAACGGAAACTTCGGCTCGCCCGGTAACGACCCGGCTGCGGCCATGCGCTACACCGAGTGCAAGCTCGACCCGCTGGCCATGGAGATGCTGCGGGACATCGACGAGGACACCGTCGACCTGCAGGACAACTACGACGGCCGGGCCAAGGAGCCCACGATCCTGCCGTCCCGCATTCCCAACCTGCTGATCAACGGCTCCGAGGGCATCGCGGTCGGCATGGCTACCAAGATCCCGCCGCACAACCTGCGAGAGATCGGCGCGGCCGTGCAGTGGTGCCTGGAGAATCCGGACGCCGACGAGGCCACCACCCTCGAGGCGCTGCTGGAGATCGTCAAGGGCCCGGACTTCCCGACCTACGGTCTGATCGTCGGCCAGGCCGGCATCCAGGACGCGTACCGGACCGGGCGCGGCTCGATCCGGATGCGGGCCGTGGTCGAGGTCGAGGAGGACAAGCGGGGCCGCCCGGCGCTGGTGGTCAGCGAGCTGCCCTACCAGGTCAACCCGGACAACCTCGCCGAGCGGATCGCCGAGCTGATCAAGGAGGGCAAGCTCGCCGGCATCGCCGACATCCGCGACGAGTCCTCCGGTCGTACCGGCATGCGGATCGTCCTGGTGCTGAAGCGCGACGCGGTCGCCAAGGTGGTGCTGAACAACCTCTACAAGCACACCCAGCTCCAGGAGACCTTCGGCGCCAACATGCTGGCGCTGGTCGACGGCGTGCCCCGCACGCTCAACCTGGCCCAGTTCATCCGCTACTACGTCGAGCACCAGATTGAGGTCATCCGCCGGCGGACCGCGTTCCGGCTGCGTAAGGCGGAGGAGCGGGCGCACATCCTGCGCGGTCTGGCCAAGGCGCTCGACGCGCTCGACGAGGTGATCGCCCTGATCCGGCGCTCGCCCACCGTCGAGGACGCCCGCCAGGGCCTGATCCAGCTGCTGGAGATCGACGAGGTCCAGGCGACCGCGATCCTGGACATGCAGCTGCGCCGCCTGGCTGCCCTGGAGCGGCAGCGGATCCTCGACGACCTGGCCAAGCTCGAGCTGGAGATCGCCGACCTCAAGGACATCCTGGCCAAGCCGGAGCGGCAGCGGAGGATCGTCTCCGAGGAGCTGGGCGAGATCGTCGCGAAGTGGGGCGACGACCGGCGCACCAAGATCGTGCCGTTCGACGGCGAGGTCTCGATGGAGGACCTCATCGCCCGCGAGGACGTGGTCGTCACCATCACCCGCACCGGGTACGCCAAGCGCACCAAGGTCGACCTCTACCGCTCGCAGCGACGCGGCGGGAAGGGCGTCAGCGGCGCCACCCTCCGGCAGGACGACATCGTCAGCCATTTCTTCGTATGCTCGACGCACGACTGGATCCTGTTCTTCACCAACAAGGGTCGGGTCTACCGGGCCAAGGCCTACGAGCTTCCCGAAGCCAGTAGGGTGGCCAAGGGCCAGCACGTGGCCAATCTGCTCGCCTTCCAAGCGGATGAGCAGATCGCGCAGATCATCGAAATCCCGGACTACCAGGTGGCGCCCTACCTGGTACTCGCCACGAAGAACGGCCTGGTGAAGAAGACGCGGCTTGAGGAGTTCGACTCCAACCGATCCGGCGGCATCATCGCGATCAACCTCCGCGATGAGGACGAGCTGGTCGGTGCCGGGCTCTGTGGCCCGGAGGATGATCTCCTCCTGGTGTCCAAGAACGCGCAGGCCATCCGCTTCAACGCCACGGACGAGACGCTGCGCCCGATGGGCCGGGCCACCTCCGGCGTCATCGGCATGCGCTTCAGCGAGGACGACGTCCTGCTCGCCATGGAGGTCATCCGTAGCGAGGGCATGGAGGACATGGATGTGCTGGTCGCGACGAACGGGGGATACGCGAAACGTACCCCGATCGAGGAATACCCGGTCCAGGGCCGGGGAGGTAAGGGCGTGCTGACTGCGAAGATCACTGAGCGACGTGGTGGTCTGGTCGGCGCGGTGGTGATCAGCCCGGAGGACGAGCTGTTCGCCATCACCAGCAACGGCGGCGTCATCCGGACTCCGGTGAAGCCTGTACGCCGTACGCGTGACCGGAACACAATGGGGGTCAAGCTGATGGACCTCCCGGACGGCGTGACTATCGTGGCGATTGCTCGCAATGCCGACGAGCCTGACGAACAGGACTAG
- a CDS encoding L-threonylcarbamoyladenylate synthase, whose protein sequence is MPAASGIAEAAAVLRTGGLVAFPTETVYGLGANALDARAAARIFEAKARPSFDPLITHLADAADLPGLVGAVPPAVAALVERFWPGPLTLIVDRPAVIPPIVTSGLATMAVRVPDEPSARALIAAAGVPVAAPSANRFGQLSPTRAEHVVAGLGDAVDVVLDGGPTRCGIESTIVDARGVRPVVLRLGALPVEALVEAVGPVDVRPGSSGQPVAPGTLAAHYAPRTPLRVGAAESAPADGGRRGFLAFREPPAAGAWAAVEVLSAEGDLTAAAARLFDALHRLDAAGLTEIVAEPVPDVGVGRAINDRLRRAAATWH, encoded by the coding sequence CTGCCGGCCGCCAGCGGCATCGCCGAGGCGGCCGCCGTCCTGCGTACCGGTGGGTTGGTCGCCTTCCCCACCGAGACGGTTTACGGACTGGGCGCGAACGCGCTCGACGCCCGGGCGGCCGCCCGGATCTTCGAGGCGAAGGCGCGGCCCAGCTTTGACCCGCTGATCACCCACCTGGCCGATGCCGCCGATCTGCCCGGCCTGGTCGGCGCGGTGCCGCCGGCGGTCGCCGCGCTGGTCGAGCGCTTCTGGCCCGGCCCGCTCACGCTGATCGTGGACCGGCCGGCGGTGATCCCGCCGATCGTCACCTCCGGCCTGGCGACGATGGCGGTCCGGGTGCCGGACGAGCCGTCCGCCCGGGCGCTGATCGCCGCCGCCGGGGTGCCGGTGGCCGCCCCCAGCGCCAACCGGTTCGGGCAGCTCAGCCCGACCCGGGCCGAGCACGTGGTGGCCGGGCTGGGCGACGCGGTGGACGTGGTGCTCGACGGCGGGCCGACCCGGTGCGGCATCGAGTCGACCATCGTGGACGCCCGGGGCGTGCGGCCGGTGGTGCTCCGGCTGGGCGCGCTGCCGGTGGAGGCGCTGGTCGAGGCGGTCGGCCCGGTCGACGTACGACCGGGCAGTTCGGGCCAGCCGGTGGCGCCCGGCACGCTGGCCGCGCACTACGCCCCGCGTACCCCGTTGCGGGTGGGAGCGGCGGAGTCGGCGCCGGCCGACGGTGGCCGGCGCGGGTTTTTGGCCTTCCGGGAGCCGCCGGCGGCGGGCGCCTGGGCGGCGGTGGAGGTGCTGTCGGCCGAGGGTGACCTGACCGCGGCGGCCGCGCGGCTGTTCGACGCGTTGCACCGGCTGGACGCGGCCGGGCTGACCGAGATCGTCGCCGAGCCGGTCCCGGACGTCGGGGTGGGGCGGGCGATCAACGACCGGTTGCGGCGGGCCGCTGCCACCTGGCACTGA
- a CDS encoding DUF721 domain-containing protein, whose translation MSDEVQLPPARLGPGRGGRTRADGDGAAASADGRDAAVSAGRRGAAGAAGGRRSGAGAGPEGDGARPVEAGDLGELPAGASGPELARAVLDAAKARRQAAAGTRRRSAIRGDGERRLRGYSGPGPDPRDPQPLGAVLEKLIKARGWQQPAAEATVFGAWERVVGPEVAQHSRPVKLEDGELTVEARSTAWATQLRLLAGSLLQQIAREVGHNVVRKLHIHGPAAPSWSRGPRRVRGRGPRDTYG comes from the coding sequence GTGTCGGATGAGGTCCAGCTTCCGCCGGCCCGGCTGGGCCCGGGACGCGGCGGGCGTACCCGTGCCGATGGGGACGGTGCGGCGGCCTCGGCGGACGGGCGGGACGCGGCGGTTTCGGCGGGTCGCCGGGGCGCGGCGGGCGCGGCCGGGGGCCGTCGGAGCGGTGCCGGGGCCGGCCCAGAGGGCGACGGCGCGAGGCCGGTCGAGGCGGGTGACCTCGGTGAGCTGCCGGCGGGGGCGTCCGGGCCGGAGCTGGCCCGGGCGGTGCTGGACGCGGCGAAGGCCCGCCGGCAGGCGGCCGCCGGTACCCGCCGGCGCAGCGCGATACGCGGGGACGGTGAGCGGCGGCTGCGCGGCTACTCCGGTCCCGGGCCGGATCCGCGCGACCCGCAGCCGCTCGGCGCGGTGCTGGAGAAGCTGATCAAGGCGCGCGGCTGGCAGCAGCCGGCGGCCGAGGCGACGGTCTTCGGCGCCTGGGAACGGGTGGTCGGGCCGGAGGTGGCGCAGCACAGCCGCCCCGTCAAGCTGGAGGACGGCGAGCTGACTGTGGAGGCCCGCTCGACGGCGTGGGCGACCCAGCTCCGGCTGCTCGCCGGCTCGCTGCTCCAGCAGATCGCCCGGGAGGTGGGCCACAACGTGGTCCGCAAACTCCACATCCACGGCCCGGCCGCGCCGTCCTGGTCGCGTGGCCCGCGCCGGGTCCGCGGTCGCGGCCCCCGCGACACCTACGGCTGA
- the gyrB gene encoding DNA topoisomerase (ATP-hydrolyzing) subunit B, with protein sequence MAAEDNKKYGAESITVLEGLEAVRKRPGMYIGSTGERGLHHLVWEVVDNAVDEALAGFCDTIDVVLLADGGVRVTDNGRGFPVDLHPKLKKPGVEVALTVLHAGGKFDGKAYAVSGGLHGVGVSVVNALSTKMAVEIHKDGYVWRQQYHHSKPTPLEKGESTDRTGSAVSFWPDPDVFETVDFDFQTIYRRLQEMAFLTRGLTIHLLDERVEDGEEGKPREVTFRYEGGIADFVRHLNASKNPIHRTVVEFGAEEEGMSAEIAMQWNESYGESVYTFANNINTHEGGTHEEGFRAALTSVINRYGAEKKLLKGDEKLSGEDIREGLAAIISVKLTNPQFEGQTKTKLGNTPVKSFVQRVCNEWLVDWLDRNPAEAKTIITKASQAARARIAAQQARKLARRKSLLESGSMPGKLADCQSTDPRESEVFIVEGDSAGGSAKQGRDPRTQAILPIRGKILNVEKARIDRVLKNNEVQALITALGTGIHDDFDIEKLRYHKIVLMADADVDGQHIQTLLLTLLFRFMRPLVELGHVYLAAPPLYKIKWNKKGDDAQYAYSDRERDGLIALRQQKKPNARPDDIQRFKGLGEMNYPELWETTMNPATRTLRQVTLDDAATADELFSVLMGEDVEARRSFIQRNAKDVRFLDI encoded by the coding sequence GTGGCAGCGGAGGACAACAAGAAGTACGGCGCCGAGTCGATCACCGTTCTCGAGGGGCTGGAGGCGGTCCGGAAGCGGCCCGGTATGTACATCGGGTCCACCGGTGAACGCGGTCTGCACCACCTCGTGTGGGAGGTCGTCGACAACGCGGTGGACGAGGCGCTGGCCGGGTTCTGCGACACCATCGACGTGGTGCTGCTGGCCGACGGTGGCGTACGGGTCACCGACAACGGGCGTGGCTTCCCGGTCGACCTGCACCCGAAGCTCAAGAAGCCGGGTGTCGAGGTCGCGCTGACCGTGCTGCACGCGGGCGGCAAGTTCGACGGCAAGGCGTACGCCGTCTCCGGCGGTCTGCACGGTGTCGGCGTCTCCGTCGTGAACGCCCTCTCCACGAAGATGGCGGTGGAGATCCACAAGGACGGCTACGTCTGGCGGCAGCAGTACCACCACTCCAAGCCGACCCCGCTGGAGAAGGGCGAGTCGACCGACCGGACGGGCTCGGCGGTCTCCTTCTGGCCCGACCCGGACGTCTTCGAGACGGTCGACTTCGACTTCCAGACCATCTACCGGCGCCTGCAGGAGATGGCCTTCCTCACCCGGGGCCTCACCATCCACCTGCTCGACGAGCGGGTCGAGGACGGCGAGGAGGGCAAGCCCCGGGAGGTCACCTTCCGCTACGAGGGCGGCATCGCCGACTTCGTCCGCCACCTCAACGCGTCGAAGAACCCGATCCACCGGACGGTGGTCGAGTTCGGCGCGGAGGAGGAGGGCATGTCGGCCGAGATCGCCATGCAGTGGAACGAATCGTACGGTGAGTCGGTCTACACCTTCGCCAACAACATCAACACCCACGAGGGCGGCACCCACGAGGAGGGCTTCCGGGCCGCGCTGACCAGCGTCATCAACCGCTACGGCGCGGAGAAGAAGCTGCTCAAGGGCGACGAGAAGCTCTCCGGCGAGGACATCCGCGAGGGGCTGGCCGCGATCATCTCGGTCAAGCTGACCAACCCGCAGTTCGAGGGCCAGACCAAGACCAAGCTCGGCAACACGCCGGTGAAGAGCTTCGTGCAGCGGGTCTGCAACGAGTGGCTGGTCGACTGGCTCGACCGGAACCCGGCCGAGGCGAAGACCATCATCACCAAGGCGTCCCAGGCGGCCCGGGCCCGGATCGCCGCGCAGCAGGCCCGCAAGCTGGCCCGGCGCAAGTCGCTGCTGGAGTCCGGCTCGATGCCGGGCAAGCTGGCCGACTGCCAGTCCACCGACCCGCGCGAGTCCGAGGTGTTCATCGTCGAGGGTGACTCGGCGGGCGGCTCGGCCAAGCAGGGCCGCGACCCGCGTACCCAGGCGATCCTGCCGATCCGCGGCAAGATCCTCAACGTGGAGAAGGCCCGGATCGACCGGGTGTTGAAGAACAACGAGGTCCAGGCGCTGATCACCGCGCTGGGCACCGGCATTCACGACGACTTCGACATCGAGAAGTTGCGGTACCACAAGATCGTGCTGATGGCCGACGCGGACGTGGACGGTCAGCACATCCAGACGCTGCTGCTCACGCTGCTGTTCCGGTTCATGCGTCCGCTGGTCGAGCTGGGGCACGTCTACCTGGCCGCCCCGCCGCTCTACAAGATCAAGTGGAACAAGAAGGGCGACGACGCCCAGTACGCCTACTCGGACCGGGAGCGGGACGGGCTGATCGCGCTGCGCCAGCAGAAGAAGCCCAACGCCAGGCCGGACGACATCCAGCGGTTCAAGGGTCTCGGCGAGATGAACTACCCCGAGCTGTGGGAGACCACGATGAACCCGGCCACCCGTACGCTCCGCCAGGTGACGCTCGACGACGCCGCGACCGCCGACGAGCTGTTCAGCGTGCTGATGGGTGAGGACGTGGAGGCCCGCCGCTCGTTCATCCAGCGCAACGCCAAGGACGTGCGGTTCCTCGACATCTGA
- a CDS encoding DUF3566 domain-containing protein, translated as MTETQAKSGNKGTSANPVDEEAAQGGTPATGRAAVGRATVPADAPAPKFTRAPGMAPPPDKPGEDSGTSDKVDQTKIDTPTSADGPAGPAAPAVKPATTQPIKTTGTARPSTGATGTQPRIGAAAQPSAGPDGTHAAAAGRPANGGGLPPGIGGAPAVGAARVGEAVRAARTSVSSAASRGPRRARLNLKRIDPWSVMKFAFAVSVVLFIVVVVATSVLYLALDAMGVFKEVNASLTDLVNASGGQSGGFQITAKGVILSSALIGLVNVVLFTALATLGAFVYNVCADLVGGIELTLAERD; from the coding sequence ATGACGGAGACACAGGCGAAGTCGGGGAACAAGGGGACCTCGGCGAACCCGGTCGACGAGGAGGCCGCACAGGGCGGTACACCAGCGACCGGCCGCGCGGCCGTGGGCCGGGCCACTGTCCCCGCCGACGCGCCTGCCCCGAAGTTCACCCGGGCCCCCGGCATGGCCCCGCCGCCGGACAAGCCCGGGGAGGATTCGGGGACCAGCGACAAGGTCGACCAGACCAAGATCGATACCCCGACGTCCGCGGACGGCCCGGCCGGCCCGGCGGCCCCCGCGGTGAAGCCGGCCACGACCCAGCCGATCAAGACGACGGGTACGGCTCGGCCGTCGACCGGCGCGACCGGCACCCAGCCGCGCATCGGGGCCGCCGCCCAGCCTTCGGCCGGCCCCGACGGCACCCATGCCGCCGCGGCCGGCCGGCCCGCCAACGGCGGGGGCCTGCCGCCGGGCATCGGCGGTGCGCCCGCCGTCGGGGCCGCGCGCGTGGGTGAGGCGGTACGCGCCGCGCGTACCTCGGTCAGCTCGGCGGCGTCGCGCGGGCCGCGCCGGGCCCGCCTGAACCTCAAGCGGATCGATCCGTGGTCCGTGATGAAGTTCGCGTTCGCGGTCTCGGTGGTGCTCTTCATCGTGGTGGTCGTCGCCACCTCGGTGCTCTACCTGGCCCTGGACGCGATGGGCGTGTTCAAGGAAGTCAACGCAAGCCTGACCGACCTGGTCAACGCCAGTGGCGGCCAGAGCGGCGGCTTCCAGATCACCGCCAAGGGCGTGATCCTGAGCTCCGCGCTGATCGGCCTGGTCAACGTTGTGCTCTTCACCGCGCTCGCCACCCTCGGCGCCTTCGTCTACAACGTCTGTGCCGACCTGGTCGGCGGCATCGAGCTGACGCTCGCCGAGCGGGACTGA
- a CDS encoding MBL fold metallo-hydrolase, translating into MATDQPQVTFIGTATTLLRLGGFTLLTDPNFLHRGQRAYLGKGLWSKRSTDPALGIPELPALDAVVLSHLHGDHFDRVARRGLDHDLPIVTTPQAERKLRRWGFRAAEGLPTWRSYELHQGDETLRLTALPGQHGPGVLDRLLPDVMGTLVDLERVGHREFRLYITGDTLRRPQLAQIPQRFPDIDAMLIHLGGTRIAGILLTMDARQGADVVELIRPKLTVPIHYDDYPVFRSPLRHFVEEAKRRGFIRQVRTIHRGETVPLTP; encoded by the coding sequence ATGGCAACCGACCAGCCTCAGGTGACCTTCATCGGGACGGCGACCACCCTGCTGCGCCTCGGCGGGTTCACCCTGCTCACCGACCCGAACTTCCTGCACCGAGGCCAGCGGGCGTACCTCGGCAAGGGGCTCTGGTCCAAGCGCAGCACCGACCCGGCGCTCGGCATCCCGGAGCTGCCCGCGCTGGACGCGGTGGTCCTGTCCCACCTGCACGGCGACCACTTCGACCGGGTGGCCCGCCGGGGGCTGGACCACGACCTGCCGATCGTGACCACGCCGCAGGCGGAACGGAAGCTGCGCCGGTGGGGTTTCCGGGCAGCGGAGGGCCTGCCCACCTGGCGGTCGTACGAGTTGCACCAGGGCGACGAGACGCTGCGGCTGACCGCGCTGCCCGGCCAGCACGGACCCGGCGTGCTCGACCGGCTGCTCCCCGACGTGATGGGCACGCTGGTCGACCTGGAACGGGTCGGCCACCGCGAGTTCCGCCTCTACATCACCGGGGACACCCTGCGCCGCCCGCAGCTCGCGCAGATCCCCCAGCGGTTTCCGGACATCGACGCGATGCTGATCCACCTCGGCGGCACCCGGATCGCCGGCATCCTGCTCACCATGGACGCGCGGCAGGGCGCCGACGTGGTGGAACTGATCCGGCCGAAGCTGACCGTGCCGATCCACTACGACGACTACCCGGTGTTCCGCTCCCCGCTGCGGCACTTCGTCGAGGAGGCCAAGCGGCGCGGCTTCATCCGCCAGGTACGCACCATCCACCGCGGCGAGACCGTCCCGCTGACCCCCTGA
- a CDS encoding DLW-39 family protein — protein MFKKLLILAGIVGVAAVVARKVKASNDERALWHEATTAPDLR, from the coding sequence ATGTTCAAGAAGCTCCTGATCCTGGCCGGCATCGTCGGCGTGGCCGCCGTGGTGGCCAGGAAGGTGAAGGCCTCGAACGACGAGCGCGCCCTGTGGCACGAGGCGACCACCGCGCCTGACCTGCGCTGA
- a CDS encoding class I SAM-dependent methyltransferase: MSVRAASDAWNEEYRRGRYVDEPPVAFVDDILLAAAREGITSGLYVGCGNGRNLLPLVDGGIDVLGLDVSDEAAHQLAQRRPDRSGRLWHGDLDSLPAGQTWPLVIGIQVFQHGNREQAHRHVRAAQQRVEPGGLLCVRVNATGTDVWPAHEVTEQHLDGGFTVRYTAGPKNGLSIHFFSADELHQLFEGWHALLPIRAHRTERTPPAPGQWTQWEAIWRQPIQPLSGS; this comes from the coding sequence ATGAGTGTGCGGGCCGCTTCCGACGCCTGGAACGAGGAGTACCGACGGGGCCGGTACGTCGACGAGCCGCCCGTCGCGTTCGTCGACGACATCCTTCTGGCCGCCGCTCGGGAGGGCATCACCTCTGGCCTGTACGTCGGTTGCGGCAACGGCCGGAATCTCCTGCCGCTGGTCGACGGCGGCATCGACGTTCTCGGCCTGGACGTCTCGGACGAGGCGGCCCACCAGCTCGCGCAACGCCGCCCCGATCGTTCGGGTCGTCTCTGGCATGGCGACTTGGACTCTCTGCCAGCTGGCCAGACGTGGCCCCTCGTCATCGGAATTCAGGTGTTCCAGCACGGCAACCGCGAGCAGGCGCACCGGCACGTGCGGGCCGCCCAGCAGCGCGTCGAACCGGGCGGCCTGTTGTGTGTGCGAGTCAACGCCACCGGCACGGACGTGTGGCCGGCACACGAAGTCACGGAGCAGCACTTGGACGGAGGGTTCACAGTGCGGTACACCGCCGGACCGAAGAACGGTCTGAGCATCCACTTCTTCAGTGCCGACGAGCTGCACCAGCTGTTCGAGGGGTGGCACGCGCTGCTGCCCATCAGAGCTCACCGCACCGAGCGCACGCCACCCGCGCCCGGGCAGTGGACCCAGTGGGAAGCGATCTGGCGCCAGCCGATCCAGCCCTTGTCGGGGTCCTGA
- a CDS encoding YcxB family protein produces MSSEQVSVGPVELSYTLTEDDWLDGFVAHRRRVRRPWLVPVLIAAVLVGLILGYVISDGARAMSAAVVAALAMVALVGIGLGLLLFRLLVAARWIYRLQVRMIMRGNPWLSEPIRAAVDDTGLRLTSTSRSETAAWSQYLRYVETERSFVLRASERLGAAVLVLPKRGLVTGDPATLRALLETHCHRSA; encoded by the coding sequence ATGTCATCCGAGCAGGTCAGCGTCGGGCCGGTCGAACTCAGCTACACCCTCACCGAGGATGACTGGCTCGACGGCTTCGTCGCCCACCGGCGCCGCGTCCGGCGTCCCTGGCTGGTCCCGGTACTGATCGCCGCCGTGCTCGTCGGGCTCATCCTCGGGTACGTCATATCTGACGGCGCCCGGGCCATGTCGGCGGCTGTCGTCGCAGCTCTCGCCATGGTGGCTCTGGTCGGCATCGGGCTCGGTCTGCTGCTGTTCCGGCTCCTCGTCGCCGCCCGCTGGATCTATCGCTTGCAGGTACGCATGATCATGCGCGGGAATCCCTGGCTGTCCGAGCCGATCCGAGCCGCCGTGGATGACACCGGGTTACGTCTCACCAGCACAAGCCGGAGCGAAACAGCCGCGTGGTCCCAATACCTGCGGTACGTCGAGACGGAACGGTCGTTCGTCCTGCGCGCATCTGAGCGGCTTGGTGCGGCGGTACTCGTGCTGCCCAAGCGCGGGCTGGTGACGGGAGATCCTGCGACGCTGCGGGCGTTGCTCGAAACCCACTGCCACCGGTCCGCTTGA
- a CDS encoding CBS domain-containing protein produces MPTARDIMTSDVSCAREQDDLRTAARRMAELGVGSLPICGDDNRLKGVLTDRDIVVKVLAQGRDPGTVTAGELAQGEAVTIGADDDAAEILRTMGRHKVRRLPVIDGHDLVGVVAVADVARSLPDRPVGDLIEAISAT; encoded by the coding sequence ATGCCGACCGCACGCGACATCATGACCAGCGACGTGAGCTGTGCCCGGGAGCAGGACGATCTCCGGACGGCCGCCCGGCGGATGGCCGAGCTGGGGGTCGGCTCGCTGCCGATCTGCGGCGACGACAACCGCCTCAAGGGCGTGCTGACCGACCGGGACATCGTGGTGAAGGTGCTGGCACAGGGGCGCGACCCGGGCACGGTGACCGCCGGTGAGCTGGCCCAGGGCGAGGCGGTGACGATCGGCGCGGACGACGACGCGGCCGAGATCCTGCGGACCATGGGCAGGCACAAGGTACGCCGGCTGCCGGTGATCGACGGGCACGACCTCGTCGGTGTGGTGGCCGTCGCCGACGTGGCCCGGTCGCTGCCGGACCGCCCGGTGGGCGACCTGATCGAGGCCATCTCGGCGACCTGA